The following coding sequences are from one Cenarchaeum symbiosum A window:
- a CDS encoding tRNA (5-methylaminomethyl-2-thiouridylate) methyltransferase (COG0482), giving the protein MAEPKKKKVVALLSGGLDSQLAVKMMQKQGFEVSAVAIKTPFCDFDCGRGCGFEIHKRADDLGVNLKTVYLGDEYIEMLKKPKHGFGAGMNPCIDCRAMMFEAAKKHMDEIGAEFIISGEVVGQRPMSQHRPALRTIEKESGLEGKIVRPLSAGLLPSTDPEKDGLIQRDDQGKVRGRSRKPQLAMAEEYGIRDPPNAGGGCLLTDPAFGKRAKDLFSHTETPTTNDIDLLKVGRHFRLDEESKLIVGRNHDENEVIKALALPGDVLLEAKDHTGPISMIRGSSAARHTGFAAAVTLRYSDAPAGGGHAVIVTADGDPGDVSAECATESDYLPLRI; this is encoded by the coding sequence ATGGCCGAGCCAAAGAAAAAGAAGGTAGTCGCGCTGCTCTCAGGCGGGCTCGACAGCCAGCTGGCAGTCAAGATGATGCAGAAGCAGGGCTTTGAGGTCTCGGCCGTTGCCATAAAGACCCCGTTTTGCGACTTTGACTGCGGCAGGGGATGCGGCTTTGAAATCCACAAGAGGGCCGACGACCTTGGCGTCAACCTCAAGACGGTATACCTTGGGGATGAATACATCGAGATGCTCAAAAAGCCCAAGCACGGCTTTGGCGCCGGGATGAACCCGTGCATAGACTGCCGCGCCATGATGTTCGAGGCGGCAAAAAAGCACATGGATGAGATCGGCGCCGAGTTTATCATATCGGGAGAGGTCGTGGGACAGAGGCCGATGAGCCAGCACAGGCCCGCACTGAGGACGATAGAAAAGGAATCGGGGCTTGAGGGCAAGATAGTGCGCCCCCTGTCTGCGGGGCTGCTGCCGTCGACGGACCCGGAAAAGGACGGCCTGATACAGCGCGACGACCAGGGCAAGGTCCGCGGCAGATCAAGAAAGCCGCAGCTGGCCATGGCGGAAGAGTACGGCATACGGGATCCGCCAAACGCGGGCGGCGGGTGCCTGCTTACGGACCCGGCATTTGGCAAGAGGGCAAAGGATCTATTCTCCCATACGGAGACGCCCACCACCAACGACATAGACCTGCTAAAGGTTGGCAGGCACTTTAGGCTAGACGAGGAATCAAAGCTGATAGTGGGGAGGAACCACGACGAGAACGAGGTGATAAAGGCGCTCGCGCTGCCGGGGGATGTCCTGCTGGAGGCAAAGGACCACACGGGCCCGATATCCATGATACGGGGAAGCAGCGCGGCGCGCCATACTGGATTTGCCGCGGCTGTTACCCTGCGGTACTCTGACGCGCCGGCCGGCGGGGGCCACGCGGTTATAGTGACGGCAGACGGGGATCCCGGCGATGTGTCCGCAGAGTGTGCCACCGAGTCCGACTACCTCCCGCTGAGAATCTAG
- a CDS encoding hypothetical protein (WD-40 repeat protein~COG3391) codes for MNAAPAAVLLAALVAVLAAPAAHAELISATLDGNGVLELTFDRVITISGINPALIQIGDGRYFSAAGLSPGELETTADSDTIRFALNGSREKVSGYTDPHVIIADGALGPGDPSTAFDLPRSLYPHHLNTSSITLPGGEGSPQGLAFSPDGTLMFMVGSQRDVVFRYELDPPYNITSAVQAGSYDVGSEENDPRGLAFSADGSRMLVTGSSDFVHQYSLSTPFSFDGTVSLDASYNAMSQDNQVSGIDFSLGGLRMYLVGDSGNGVYQYNLDSPYDITGNVSYIGDFDVGMGGAGSEGGPRGVAVSADGYTMLVLGQGNDNVYRYDMAEPYNVTTSSYLGFLDIRSQGNNLRGFAASTDGRLIFVANTDGNGAVYRYDLGVPYDVVRDRPDARTGPDLGIMADDTELTGAAFSDDGRRIFVTGRENRMIYWYDMATPYNLAGAALAGSAPANTNSPQGLAFSNDGRVMFIVDDSGNDIDQYTLGGPNNPSTVSYVASFDVSGWDGQPSGITFSSGGDEMFITGRLSNSIHRFLLEERFDLASQVTYQGSLGVLEYERRPTGLDFSSDGHRLFVGGFVSDTVHRFDMDVPYDIANAAYAGGLYVGGEDGEFHDVRFSPDGRRMFLVGDENKFVYTYNLTSPFDITSSARSPSYHVGGQASVPNDLALSPDGRFMMVLNNHGSDSRVYRYELPSPYDPASASYISDERSSAIVHSQDNTPHGLAFSSNGSLMFVAGQQNDMIHAYSMNPPYRVDMAVSTGVSADMGTSASMDNPSAVEFSADGLHMYVADQVLSTVYHFLLDDPYSLQETLTVADMIDVSAREDTPSGLAVSDDGRRLFVSGQGSDSINRYDMGTAHDLSTAVYADSIYVGGLDTIPNGLAFAGNGSRLYFMGGLTDSAYLLDLSILQRVEEAPPGPRLLSAVLDGRDLTLEFDGEVDSVSAERIRIGDGARHDVGGVTLSGVAVAGSSTVTSTLSEDEAAEVLGYTDPTLHFEVPVLSGASGGTFPAPADASGLALSAQRLRGSPDAAGFGESGRFDFGTRFAANAFGAYFAAGGLQMFVNEATSGVVEAYNLTVPYDVTSAVFNASMNTDAVPTQFDAGMDFNPDGSSFYLADFTNDVVRQYDMSAPFDITTAGHSDTLNVSDRESGLTAVVMSSDGGYMFISGIVNEMVHRYNLTTPYEITGAQYVDTYDGGNFITFPSDIAFSPDGLLMFVSILDSGTVRKFVLSEPYEITTAEPVDLLFVGSGAEPRDISFTPDGRRMFVTDIDRDDMVQFDLPGPYDFTWPGQPDALGTRTYVNENNPRGAALSPDGSRLLFVGISLDKLMTCNIREPFDITTGLCYDVNFAINDNAPTGVALSPDGVFAFVTGRNSKQSGLDGAVYQYTMPSPFGADLIGALDRRMTLDTSGGAGLPEDLAFSGDGRMMFLVGDAEGPGVYRYDLPTAYLLRGAEYSGVHYLVGEQEQEPTGMDFAPDGLRMFISGRQSGLVHWYDLHQPYDISRPVYGGFFDGGSADAVLEDVIISSTGGDLYTVGNGGDAVYRYNLNIRPLSVLQMGNGSGEIRAASAAFNSSTGDLTIEFTGIVDASSVNPSGIHVRSGVGAEGGTTLTRADYDADTNSDGMINGSDDSDALAFGLSAESIAGIRALDDHRIHFDEFALYGADGTEFPPRFTLPGGYDDTRDVSAQDAGPSGVAFTPDGTVMFVPGNGSGSVHQYSLGVAFNASSGSFERSADVTGEMGSTEGVAFAASGLRMFVAGRTADGSGGQVQQYGTDSPFNVSGITAEGSLAVDEDGSPTGVAFSPDGLRLFVSGNESSSVHRYDLSSPYDLRGAVAPAGSFSAAGQTNGTAGVTFASGGLRMFIAGDGAVHRYGLTAPYNIGQPEHHSSSDTAPEDGPTGVAFSASGQRYFVSGPGGVHQYALNELDLAVHIGAGRVAADGLPLSDGAVLSVARVLTGSDTIAPVDLPAVRTGAAAPMPMDIPVVRDSVRIGASVSAVDEIMQASLDSADVMAMLTLDLHDSLRPVESLNSTGSAVRHMLDGLDAPVPVTMGAANLIDAPNMTKLNATDILVLNSTGDRNFTKAMQVHMLNGSDAPVPAIMGAANLTAGPQMLAADGADAPVLTSSGAADHTRVPQIHTVNVSDDPVPATMGNTNVTGRQQHMAPGLDKPLLTSSGAADHTRVPQIHTVNVSDDPVPATMGNTNVTGRQQHMAPGVDTPLLTSSGAADHTRVPQIHTVNVSDAPVPETMGTANIAGMPRVHMIGGLDKLILGSAGTTNATMVHVVNGQSTPAASDLAGRIHSVERTETPTAPVARPRGGGGGGGGGGGGVLSPSSFGPSGPNVGFEFSAGSGDPLRGHALRLSPGTPLTIYPQLTSAESPSIFDMEILLTGPDGKVADVYYSRIGALFGRTCDGLPSVSEFVYTCDETSIMSGTGAAASVNGGSLESITMPLQGEFSGTMSIMMRDSQGLILATHNTDRYAVSIADLIEPAAAEPEAAESLPEAETVDDSVMEAEPALDAEPAEDSVMEAEPPRDAEPAEDPAESAEAEDAEMSDAEAVADSESDSFIDTIIGFFRSLFGF; via the coding sequence ATGAATGCCGCGCCCGCGGCGGTCCTGCTTGCGGCCCTGGTCGCCGTGCTCGCCGCGCCTGCCGCGCATGCCGAGCTCATCTCCGCCACGCTAGACGGCAACGGCGTGCTCGAGCTGACCTTTGATCGCGTCATAACCATAAGCGGAATAAACCCCGCGCTGATCCAAATAGGGGACGGACGTTACTTCTCGGCCGCCGGCCTGTCCCCGGGGGAGCTCGAGACCACTGCGGATTCCGATACCATACGGTTCGCCCTGAATGGCAGCAGGGAAAAGGTGTCGGGGTACACAGACCCCCACGTGATCATAGCCGACGGGGCGCTTGGCCCCGGCGACCCCTCCACCGCCTTTGATCTCCCCCGGTCGCTGTACCCGCACCATCTCAACACATCCTCCATCACGCTCCCGGGAGGGGAGGGATCCCCGCAGGGGCTTGCATTCTCGCCCGACGGCACGCTCATGTTCATGGTTGGAAGCCAGAGGGATGTGGTCTTCCGGTACGAGCTGGACCCTCCCTACAACATAACCTCGGCGGTGCAGGCCGGCTCGTATGATGTAGGCTCCGAGGAGAATGATCCGCGCGGGCTTGCCTTTTCTGCCGACGGCTCCAGGATGCTGGTTACCGGAAGCTCGGACTTTGTACACCAGTATTCCTTGAGCACGCCGTTTTCATTCGATGGAACAGTGTCGCTGGATGCAAGCTATAATGCCATGAGCCAGGACAACCAGGTCTCGGGCATTGATTTTTCATTGGGAGGCCTCAGGATGTACCTGGTTGGGGACAGCGGCAACGGCGTATACCAGTACAACCTTGACAGCCCGTATGATATCACCGGGAATGTCTCGTACATCGGAGACTTTGATGTCGGAATGGGCGGGGCCGGCAGTGAGGGGGGGCCCCGCGGGGTGGCAGTCTCGGCGGACGGCTATACAATGCTGGTGCTCGGACAGGGAAACGACAACGTGTACAGGTACGACATGGCCGAGCCGTACAATGTAACCACCTCGTCGTATTTGGGATTCCTGGACATAAGAAGCCAGGGAAACAACCTCCGGGGATTTGCGGCATCGACAGACGGGAGGCTCATCTTTGTCGCCAACACAGACGGCAACGGCGCCGTATACAGGTACGACCTCGGGGTGCCGTATGACGTGGTGAGGGACCGGCCCGATGCGAGGACAGGGCCCGATCTCGGCATAATGGCCGACGATACGGAGCTGACGGGCGCCGCCTTCTCCGACGACGGGCGGCGGATCTTTGTCACCGGGAGAGAAAACAGGATGATATACTGGTACGACATGGCGACGCCCTACAACCTGGCCGGCGCCGCGCTTGCCGGGAGCGCCCCCGCAAACACGAACTCGCCCCAGGGGCTGGCGTTCTCAAACGACGGCCGCGTAATGTTCATCGTTGATGATAGCGGCAACGATATAGACCAGTACACGCTGGGCGGCCCGAACAATCCAAGCACCGTCTCGTATGTCGCCAGCTTTGACGTCAGCGGATGGGACGGTCAGCCCTCGGGCATAACTTTCAGCAGCGGCGGCGACGAGATGTTCATAACTGGGCGCCTGTCCAATTCCATACACAGGTTCCTGCTAGAAGAGAGGTTCGATCTTGCCTCCCAGGTTACATACCAGGGCAGCCTCGGAGTCCTGGAGTATGAAAGGCGCCCGACGGGGCTCGATTTCTCATCCGACGGGCACAGGCTGTTTGTGGGCGGGTTCGTATCGGATACCGTGCACAGGTTTGACATGGACGTTCCGTACGACATAGCAAACGCGGCGTACGCCGGGGGGCTGTACGTGGGCGGAGAGGACGGTGAGTTCCATGACGTCAGGTTCTCGCCTGACGGCAGGAGGATGTTTTTGGTCGGGGATGAGAACAAGTTTGTATACACGTACAACCTTACGTCCCCGTTCGATATTACATCGTCTGCGCGCAGCCCGTCCTATCATGTGGGAGGCCAGGCGTCGGTCCCAAACGACCTGGCGCTGTCCCCGGACGGCAGGTTCATGATGGTGCTCAACAACCACGGCAGCGACAGCCGAGTATACCGGTACGAACTGCCCTCGCCATACGACCCGGCCTCCGCCTCATACATCAGTGACGAGAGGTCTTCTGCAATAGTGCACAGCCAGGACAACACGCCCCACGGGCTGGCTTTCTCCTCAAACGGCTCGCTCATGTTTGTCGCGGGGCAGCAAAACGATATGATCCACGCCTACTCGATGAATCCGCCCTATCGTGTGGACATGGCCGTCTCCACGGGCGTATCTGCCGACATGGGCACGAGTGCAAGCATGGACAACCCTTCCGCGGTAGAGTTCTCGGCAGACGGCCTGCACATGTACGTCGCAGACCAGGTGCTTAGCACGGTATACCATTTCTTGCTCGATGATCCGTATTCCCTGCAAGAGACCCTCACGGTTGCCGATATGATCGACGTCAGCGCCCGGGAGGACACCCCCAGCGGGCTCGCCGTATCCGACGACGGCAGGCGGCTCTTTGTATCCGGGCAGGGCAGCGACAGCATAAACAGGTACGACATGGGCACGGCGCACGACCTGTCCACTGCAGTGTACGCAGATTCTATCTATGTCGGGGGGCTGGACACCATCCCCAACGGGCTGGCCTTTGCAGGCAACGGAAGCAGGCTGTACTTTATGGGCGGGTTGACGGATTCTGCCTACCTTCTTGACCTGTCCATTTTGCAGAGGGTGGAAGAGGCGCCGCCTGGCCCCCGGCTGCTCTCCGCAGTCCTTGACGGGAGGGATCTTACGCTGGAGTTTGACGGGGAGGTGGACTCTGTTAGCGCCGAGAGGATCCGCATAGGGGACGGGGCCCGCCACGACGTGGGGGGCGTGACCCTGTCCGGCGTGGCAGTTGCAGGGTCAAGCACGGTCACATCCACGCTGTCAGAGGATGAGGCCGCCGAGGTGCTCGGGTACACGGACCCGACGCTGCACTTTGAAGTCCCGGTCCTGTCCGGCGCATCAGGGGGGACGTTTCCCGCACCGGCGGACGCCTCCGGCTTGGCGCTATCGGCGCAGAGGCTGCGGGGGTCGCCCGACGCGGCAGGGTTCGGGGAATCCGGCAGGTTCGATTTCGGGACGAGATTTGCCGCCAACGCCTTTGGGGCCTACTTTGCCGCCGGCGGGCTGCAGATGTTCGTCAACGAGGCCACCAGCGGCGTCGTGGAGGCCTACAATCTTACCGTTCCATATGATGTGACGTCGGCCGTCTTCAACGCATCAATGAATACGGACGCGGTGCCCACCCAGTTCGATGCCGGCATGGACTTCAACCCCGACGGCAGCAGCTTCTATCTGGCGGACTTTACCAATGACGTAGTGAGGCAGTACGACATGTCTGCCCCGTTTGACATAACTACTGCGGGGCACTCGGACACGCTAAACGTGTCCGACCGCGAAAGCGGCCTCACCGCAGTGGTGATGTCGTCCGACGGCGGGTACATGTTCATATCGGGGATCGTAAACGAGATGGTGCACCGCTACAACCTGACCACCCCCTACGAGATAACAGGTGCGCAGTACGTGGATACCTACGACGGCGGCAACTTCATCACCTTCCCCAGTGATATCGCCTTCTCCCCAGACGGCCTGCTCATGTTCGTGTCGATTCTGGATTCCGGCACGGTGCGCAAGTTCGTGCTCTCCGAGCCGTACGAGATAACCACTGCAGAGCCAGTCGACTTGCTGTTTGTCGGCAGCGGGGCGGAGCCGCGCGACATATCTTTCACGCCGGACGGCCGCAGGATGTTTGTTACTGATATAGACAGGGACGACATGGTGCAGTTCGACCTGCCGGGGCCCTACGATTTCACGTGGCCCGGGCAGCCGGACGCGCTGGGGACCCGGACTTATGTAAACGAGAACAATCCGAGGGGCGCGGCCCTCTCCCCCGACGGCTCCAGGCTACTCTTTGTAGGGATCAGCCTGGACAAGCTGATGACTTGCAACATAAGGGAGCCGTTTGACATAACGACCGGGCTCTGTTATGACGTCAACTTTGCGATAAACGACAACGCGCCGACGGGCGTGGCGCTCTCGCCGGACGGGGTGTTTGCATTCGTTACCGGCAGAAACAGCAAGCAGTCCGGCCTCGACGGCGCCGTGTACCAGTACACCATGCCCAGCCCGTTCGGGGCGGATCTGATAGGGGCGCTGGACAGGAGGATGACGCTGGACACGTCTGGCGGGGCGGGCCTGCCCGAGGACCTGGCCTTCTCCGGTGACGGCAGGATGATGTTTTTGGTCGGGGACGCAGAAGGCCCCGGGGTATACAGGTACGACCTGCCCACCGCCTACCTGCTGAGGGGCGCCGAGTACTCTGGGGTGCATTATCTGGTGGGTGAGCAGGAGCAGGAGCCCACCGGGATGGACTTTGCGCCCGACGGGCTCCGGATGTTCATCTCCGGCCGCCAGAGCGGGCTCGTCCACTGGTATGATCTGCACCAGCCATACGACATATCCCGCCCCGTCTACGGGGGTTTCTTTGACGGGGGCTCGGCAGATGCGGTGCTGGAGGATGTGATCATCTCCAGCACCGGGGGCGACCTGTACACGGTGGGAAATGGCGGCGACGCAGTCTACCGGTACAACCTGAACATCCGGCCGCTGAGCGTCCTCCAGATGGGGAACGGGTCGGGCGAGATAAGGGCCGCCTCTGCAGCATTCAACTCGAGCACCGGCGATCTCACTATAGAGTTCACTGGAATAGTGGACGCCTCCTCGGTGAACCCCTCCGGAATCCACGTGCGCAGCGGGGTCGGGGCAGAGGGCGGAACAACCCTCACCCGCGCGGACTATGATGCCGATACCAACTCCGACGGAATGATAAACGGGAGTGACGACTCAGATGCGCTGGCCTTTGGCCTCTCGGCAGAATCCATTGCGGGCATCAGGGCGCTCGACGATCACAGGATACACTTTGACGAGTTTGCGCTGTACGGAGCAGACGGGACGGAATTCCCCCCCAGGTTCACCCTGCCGGGCGGGTATGATGATACTCGCGACGTCAGCGCGCAGGATGCGGGGCCCTCCGGTGTTGCATTCACACCCGACGGAACAGTCATGTTTGTGCCCGGGAATGGCAGCGGCTCTGTGCACCAGTATTCCCTGGGAGTCGCCTTCAATGCGAGCTCCGGGAGCTTTGAGCGCTCTGCTGATGTCACGGGGGAGATGGGGAGCACCGAGGGCGTCGCCTTTGCGGCCAGCGGCCTGCGCATGTTTGTTGCCGGAAGGACCGCCGATGGCTCCGGCGGGCAGGTGCAGCAGTACGGCACGGACTCGCCGTTTAACGTGAGCGGGATCACGGCCGAGGGATCCCTTGCGGTGGACGAAGACGGCTCGCCCACGGGAGTCGCATTTTCGCCGGACGGGCTGCGCCTGTTTGTTTCCGGAAACGAGAGCAGTTCTGTGCACAGGTACGACCTGTCCTCTCCGTACGACCTGCGCGGGGCGGTGGCCCCCGCGGGGTCCTTTTCTGCTGCAGGACAGACGAACGGGACGGCCGGCGTCACCTTTGCCTCCGGGGGCCTGCGCATGTTCATTGCCGGGGACGGGGCCGTGCACAGGTACGGCCTGACCGCCCCGTACAACATAGGCCAGCCGGAGCATCACAGCTCGTCCGATACGGCCCCGGAGGACGGCCCTACAGGGGTGGCGTTCTCTGCCAGCGGGCAGAGGTACTTTGTGTCCGGGCCGGGCGGTGTCCACCAGTACGCCCTGAACGAGCTTGACCTGGCCGTGCACATAGGGGCGGGCCGCGTCGCGGCCGACGGGCTCCCGCTGTCGGATGGCGCCGTGCTCTCAGTAGCCCGGGTTCTGACAGGTTCTGACACTATAGCGCCGGTGGATCTCCCCGCAGTGCGGACGGGAGCAGCTGCGCCAATGCCCATGGATATCCCCGTCGTCCGGGATTCTGTGCGCATCGGGGCATCAGTATCCGCGGTGGACGAGATAATGCAGGCCAGCTTGGACTCGGCTGACGTCATGGCAATGCTGACATTGGATCTGCATGACAGCCTGAGGCCGGTCGAATCACTCAACAGCACCGGGTCCGCCGTGCGGCACATGCTTGACGGCCTCGACGCGCCGGTTCCGGTAACGATGGGCGCGGCAAATCTAATTGATGCGCCGAATATGACCAAGCTCAATGCCACTGATATACTGGTGCTGAATAGCACGGGCGACAGGAATTTCACAAAGGCTATGCAGGTGCACATGCTGAATGGCTCCGATGCGCCGGTGCCTGCAATCATGGGCGCGGCAAATCTCACTGCGGGGCCGCAGATGCTCGCGGCGGATGGAGCCGATGCGCCGGTATTGACGAGCAGCGGCGCGGCGGATCATACCCGCGTGCCGCAGATCCACACGGTCAACGTCTCCGATGATCCCGTGCCGGCAACCATGGGCAATACAAACGTCACAGGGCGGCAGCAGCACATGGCGCCTGGACTTGATAAGCCCCTGTTGACGAGCAGCGGTGCGGCGGATCACACCCGCGTGCCGCAGATCCACACGGTCAACGTCTCCGATGATCCCGTGCCGGCAACCATGGGCAATACAAACGTCACAGGGCGGCAGCAGCACATGGCGCCTGGAGTTGATACGCCCCTGTTGACGAGCAGCGGCGCGGCAGATCATACCCGCGTGCCGCAGATCCACACGGTCAACGTCTCCGATGCGCCGGTTCCTGAAACCATGGGCACGGCAAATATCGCAGGGATGCCGCGGGTGCACATGATAGGCGGTCTTGATAAGCTGATACTGGGATCCGCGGGCACCACAAATGCCACCATGGTACACGTGGTAAACGGCCAGAGCACGCCTGCCGCCAGCGATCTTGCCGGGCGCATTCACTCTGTGGAGAGGACGGAGACCCCGACGGCCCCGGTGGCCAGGCCCCGCGGTGGCGGTGGCGGCGGGGGCGGCGGCGGAGGAGGAGTGCTCAGCCCATCATCATTTGGGCCGTCAGGGCCCAATGTGGGCTTTGAGTTCTCTGCAGGAAGCGGCGATCCGCTGCGAGGCCATGCTCTGCGCCTATCCCCCGGCACGCCGCTGACGATATACCCCCAACTAACATCGGCAGAGTCTCCGAGCATCTTTGACATGGAGATACTGCTCACCGGTCCCGACGGCAAGGTGGCAGATGTGTACTACAGCAGGATAGGAGCCCTGTTTGGCAGAACGTGCGACGGCCTTCCGTCAGTATCCGAGTTCGTATACACGTGTGACGAAACGTCAATCATGTCCGGGACGGGGGCAGCCGCATCCGTGAACGGCGGATCCCTCGAGAGCATCACCATGCCCCTGCAAGGCGAGTTCTCTGGAACCATGAGCATAATGATGCGCGACAGCCAGGGGCTGATCCTTGCCACTCACAACACTGACAGGTACGCCGTCAGCATAGCCGATTTGATAGAACCGGCAGCCGCAGAGCCGGAGGCGGCAGAGTCCCTGCCGGAGGCAGAGACCGTGGATGATTCCGTCATGGAGGCAGAGCCCGCGCTGGACGCAGAGCCCGCGGAGGATTCCGTAATGGAGGCAGAGCCCCCGCGGGACGCAGAGCCCGCGGAGGATCCCGCAGAGTCGGCAGAGGCTGAAGATGCAGAGATGTCGGATGCAGAAGCCGTCGCGGATTCCGAATCAGATAGTTTCATTGACACGATAATAGGATTCTTTAGATCGCTATTCGGATTCTGA
- a CDS encoding Xaa-Pro aminopeptidase (COG0006) → MKARRGRLLRHAAGIGCDSMVAFEPENLHYITGFWGEAACILKGGRAVIIAPELEAGRALDESVDTEVVVSGRGSGLLGAVAERLKGSRPCTDCRDHSTMESLRGRVRGLKHEPGPFEKARMVKDAGEITILRRASKIIDGMFELCAREMKKGQRESELQAALMGHAAERGMFDTGYRSTLNPLIVAGGPNGALPHAQVTGRKFREGDLVVVDLTLRYKGYVSDATRTFAVGPISPKARKIYETVKESQKAGLRAVKPGVSCKEIDGACRKVIDKAGYGARFIHSTGHGIGLEVHEGPAVSPGSTTKLARGMAITVEPGIYIPGSLGVRIEDSLIVGSRASVMHRFTKELVTV, encoded by the coding sequence ATGAAGGCCAGGCGCGGCCGGCTGCTCAGGCATGCGGCGGGGATCGGCTGCGACAGCATGGTGGCGTTTGAGCCGGAGAATCTTCACTATATCACGGGGTTCTGGGGGGAGGCTGCCTGCATCCTAAAGGGGGGCCGGGCCGTCATAATCGCCCCCGAGCTTGAAGCGGGCAGGGCGCTCGACGAATCAGTTGATACAGAAGTGGTGGTGTCGGGCCGCGGCTCGGGGCTGCTCGGAGCGGTGGCGGAGAGGCTCAAGGGCTCACGGCCCTGCACCGACTGCCGGGACCACTCTACAATGGAGTCGCTCCGGGGCCGGGTCCGGGGTTTAAAGCACGAACCGGGGCCGTTTGAGAAGGCACGCATGGTAAAGGACGCAGGCGAGATCACCATTCTAAGGAGGGCATCGAAGATAATAGACGGCATGTTCGAGCTGTGCGCCCGGGAGATGAAAAAAGGCCAGAGGGAATCGGAGCTCCAGGCCGCTCTCATGGGGCATGCGGCCGAGCGCGGCATGTTCGATACGGGATATAGATCGACGCTCAACCCCCTGATAGTGGCGGGCGGGCCCAACGGGGCGCTCCCCCATGCGCAGGTGACCGGCAGAAAGTTCAGGGAGGGCGACCTCGTGGTCGTGGACCTGACGCTGCGGTACAAGGGGTACGTCTCGGACGCGACCAGGACGTTTGCCGTCGGCCCGATATCCCCCAAGGCGCGCAAAATATACGAGACGGTAAAAGAATCCCAGAAGGCTGGCCTGCGGGCCGTAAAGCCGGGTGTATCGTGCAAGGAAATAGACGGGGCCTGCAGAAAGGTGATAGACAAGGCAGGCTACGGGGCGCGCTTTATACATTCGACGGGGCACGGCATAGGCCTCGAGGTCCACGAGGGCCCCGCAGTATCACCGGGCAGCACTACAAAGCTGGCGCGGGGAATGGCGATAACCGTCGAGCCCGGAATATACATTCCGGGCAGCCTCGGCGTCAGGATCGAGGATTCGCTGATAGTCGGCAGCAGGGCCTCCGTGATGCACCGCTTTACAAAGGAGCTTGTAACGGTATAG
- a CDS encoding SAM dependent methyltransferase (COG0500), with amino-acid sequence MDPQEYKMRTMKLWDEVAPRYHGRWAGPARGPFGATGRLVELAGIREGDRILDIACGTGIVAGRAAAAAGPQGSVVGVDISSGALSIARGRVGENVDLVRGDAEGAFLRGPFDAVTCQYALFYFPDAAAVLRSARRLLRIGGTLAASVHGHNAPFFTCILDAMRDSIPDYFPQDSPDLDRFGDRGALAAAAEEAGFGGIRTEVLTFLYSPGSFDEYWAGHLSYVAEESRSRILGLPAAELAALEEHVRKNVEPYEDGNTITFPWEVILLAATD; translated from the coding sequence ATGGATCCACAAGAGTACAAGATGAGGACCATGAAGCTCTGGGACGAGGTGGCGCCCCGGTACCACGGGCGCTGGGCCGGCCCCGCCAGGGGGCCCTTTGGAGCCACGGGCAGGCTGGTCGAGCTTGCCGGCATCAGGGAGGGCGACCGCATCCTGGATATAGCCTGCGGGACCGGCATCGTGGCCGGGCGGGCGGCTGCTGCAGCGGGCCCCCAAGGGTCGGTGGTGGGGGTTGACATATCATCGGGCGCCCTCTCGATAGCGAGGGGCCGGGTGGGGGAAAACGTGGACCTAGTCCGCGGGGACGCCGAAGGGGCGTTTTTGAGGGGCCCGTTTGACGCCGTTACATGCCAGTACGCCCTGTTCTACTTTCCGGATGCTGCAGCAGTTCTGCGCAGTGCGCGGCGCCTGCTCCGCATCGGCGGCACGCTGGCCGCCTCCGTGCACGGCCACAACGCGCCATTCTTTACGTGCATACTAGACGCGATGAGGGATTCCATACCTGATTATTTTCCGCAGGACTCGCCGGATCTTGACAGGTTCGGCGACCGCGGGGCGCTGGCTGCAGCAGCAGAGGAGGCGGGCTTTGGCGGGATAAGGACGGAGGTGCTCACATTCCTGTACAGCCCGGGCAGCTTTGACGAGTACTGGGCGGGCCACCTGTCGTATGTGGCAGAAGAATCCAGGTCGAGGATCCTGGGCCTGCCCGCGGCAGAGCTTGCCGCTCTGGAGGAACATGTGAGAAAAAACGTGGAGCCCTACGAGGACGGGAACACGATAACCTTCCCCTGGGAGGTCATACTCTTGGCCGCGACTGACTAG